GCTTCCGCCTGCGGATGCGTACCCGTGCCGGTCGCGCGATTCTCGCGAACCGTCGTGGCAAGGGTCGCGCCAGCCTGTCCGCCTGATCCTGATCAGGTCATGACGTCGTGCTGCCTACCGAGCATCGGCTGAGGCGGCGCGAGGACTTCGCGACCGCAGTACGACGAGGGCGCCGGGCAGGCCGCCCGTCCCTCGTCGTTCATCTTCGTAGCGGTGCAACGGACCCGCACGCGCCTGGGGAGAGCGCTCCCCCGACGCGTGCGGGTTTCGTCGTGAGCAAAGCCGTGGGCGGAGCGGTGGTGCGCAACAAGGTGAAGCGCAGGCTTCGCCATCTGATGCGCGACCGGGTCGACCTGCTGCCCCCCGGTAGCCTGGTAGTCGTACGAGCGCTGCCCGGTGCGGGTGACGCCGACCATGCACAACTGGCCCGAGACCTGGACGCCGCCATCGAACG
This DNA window, taken from Streptomyces sp. NBC_00663, encodes the following:
- the rpmH gene encoding 50S ribosomal protein L34; translated protein: MSKRTFQPNNRRRAKTHGFRLRMRTRAGRAILANRRGKGRASLSA
- the rnpA gene encoding ribonuclease P protein component, whose product is MLPTEHRLRRREDFATAVRRGRRAGRPSLVVHLRSGATDPHAPGESAPPTRAGFVVSKAVGGAVVRNKVKRRLRHLMRDRVDLLPPGSLVVVRALPGAGDADHAQLARDLDAAIERLLGGGAR